In Alkalihalobacterium alkalinitrilicum, a genomic segment contains:
- a CDS encoding YqzM family protein, translating into MSEFEKRVQCKRNDAIDSGVGFIVSFGFFATLFIIASLIDVFGNM; encoded by the coding sequence ATGAGTGAGTTCGAAAAAAGAGTACAATGTAAACGCAACGATGCGATCGATTCAGGCGTTGGGTTTATCGTTTCTTTCGGCTTCTTTGCCACTTTATTTATTATCGCTTCACTAATTGACGTATTTGGCAACATGTAA